One window of the Chitinimonas sp. BJYL2 genome contains the following:
- a CDS encoding GNAT family N-acetyltransferase — MYWITTARLQLRRWQAADLDAFCALTANPQIMHWVGDGQPLDRETTARWINRANSNADRWGYGTHAVVDAASGTVIGWAGLNHNDYAPEPDVAEIIYALAPSHWGQGLATELAQAMIAWAWHNSGLSAMVATIDPANAASIAMMGKLGFTHVEDAVDEDGLPEARFRLNKP; from the coding sequence ATGTACTGGATCACGACCGCACGTCTGCAACTGCGCCGCTGGCAAGCGGCCGATCTCGATGCTTTCTGCGCGTTGACTGCCAACCCGCAAATCATGCACTGGGTGGGTGATGGTCAGCCGCTGGATCGCGAAACCACGGCGCGCTGGATCAACCGCGCCAACAGCAACGCAGACCGCTGGGGCTACGGCACGCATGCCGTGGTGGATGCCGCCAGTGGCACCGTTATCGGCTGGGCAGGTCTTAACCACAACGACTATGCCCCCGAACCGGATGTGGCCGAGATCATCTACGCACTGGCTCCATCGCACTGGGGGCAAGGTCTGGCAACGGAGCTGGCCCAGGCGATGATTGCTTGGGCTTGGCACAACAGTGGCCTGAGCGCCATGGTTGCCACCATTGATCCGGCCAATGCCGCCTCGATTGCCATGATGGGCAAGCTCGGCTTTACCCACGTGGAAGATGCGGTGGATGAGGACGGCTTGCCCGAAGCACGTTTCCGCCTGAATAAGCCCTGA
- a CDS encoding enoyl-CoA hydratase/isomerase family protein translates to MTDSVLFELRPTANGRQIAVATLNAEKSLNALSLPMIRLLNERLGAWRDDPKIICVLLQGAGEKAFCAGGDVVAMHQAIREGDFSKTDAFFREEYALDYLIHTYPKPVLAWGHGIVMGGGLGLLAGASHRVVTERSRIAMPEITIGLYPDVGGSWFLNRLPGKVGLYLGLTGASLNAADALFLGLADISLPASARTHLPGLLSTLEWSGDSDANRRILSRALRDLAANASVELAPSEVRARWDAIRALTDYDSVDDMVEVITRYQGSDDWLRQGAQKLASGSPTSIRLIAETQRRAKHMSLREVFDMELAVSCQCCRHPDFAEGVRALLVDKDGKPAWSPAALHAVSSDYIAGFFVQPV, encoded by the coding sequence ATGACCGATTCTGTCCTCTTTGAACTGCGCCCCACCGCCAATGGCCGCCAGATTGCCGTGGCCACCCTGAATGCCGAAAAGTCGCTCAATGCGCTGTCGCTGCCGATGATCCGGCTGCTGAACGAGCGCTTGGGTGCCTGGCGCGACGATCCCAAGATCATCTGCGTGCTCTTGCAGGGCGCGGGCGAGAAGGCGTTCTGTGCGGGTGGTGATGTAGTCGCCATGCATCAGGCCATTCGTGAAGGCGATTTCTCCAAGACCGATGCGTTCTTCCGCGAGGAGTACGCGCTCGATTACCTGATCCACACTTACCCCAAGCCGGTCTTGGCCTGGGGGCACGGGATCGTGATGGGCGGCGGCCTGGGTCTGCTTGCCGGTGCTAGTCACCGCGTGGTGACCGAGCGCTCGCGCATTGCCATGCCCGAAATCACCATTGGCCTGTATCCCGATGTGGGCGGGTCGTGGTTCCTGAACCGTTTGCCCGGGAAAGTCGGCCTCTATCTGGGCCTGACCGGTGCGTCGCTCAACGCGGCGGATGCGCTGTTCTTGGGCTTGGCCGATATCAGCCTGCCGGCCAGTGCGCGCACGCATCTGCCGGGCTTGCTGTCCACGCTGGAGTGGTCGGGCGATAGCGACGCCAACCGCCGCATCCTCTCGCGTGCGCTGCGCGATCTGGCGGCCAATGCGTCGGTGGAACTGGCTCCGTCGGAAGTACGCGCGCGCTGGGATGCCATCCGCGCGCTGACCGATTACGACAGCGTGGACGATATGGTCGAGGTGATCACGCGCTACCAAGGCAGTGACGACTGGCTGCGCCAAGGCGCACAAAAGCTGGCCAGCGGCTCGCCAACATCGATCCGTTTGATTGCTGAAACCCAGCGCCGCGCCAAGCATATGTCGCTGCGCGAAGTCTTCGATATGGAACTGGCCGTATCGTGCCAATGCTGCCGCCACCCCGATTTTGCCGAGGGCGTGCGCGCGCTGCTGGTAGATAAAGATGGCAAGCCGGCGTGGTCACCTGCGGCGTTGCACGCTGTCAGCAGCGACTACATTGCCGGTTTCTTTGTGCAGCCGGTTTGA